In Anaerolineales bacterium, one DNA window encodes the following:
- a CDS encoding P1 family peptidase, whose product MKPGKSITDVRGIEVGHAQNEEALTGCTVILCRKGAVAGVDVRGGAPGTRETDLLNPVNLVEKVHAIVLAGGSAFGLDAASGVMRYLEERKIGFNTGVAKVPIVPSAILYDLNLGRADVRPDSAMGAVAAASAASDPPAEGNVGAGTGASVGKMFGTSLAMKSGLGTASMDIGGGVIVGAIVVVNAWGDVVDPNTNGIIAGLRSGKVGPLSIGKKDSFADTLVMMKTPIGRGVLGLASRGNTVIGAVATNAKLTKAQATKVAQMAQDGIARTIRPAHTLLDGDVTFALSTGTKKADVSIIGAFAAEVMAEAILRAVKMAKAAGGLPGLNKMQ is encoded by the coding sequence ATGAAACCAGGAAAATCCATTACCGATGTGCGCGGCATTGAAGTTGGACATGCGCAGAATGAAGAAGCATTGACCGGCTGCACGGTTATCCTTTGCCGTAAAGGTGCAGTCGCTGGCGTGGATGTGCGCGGCGGTGCGCCCGGTACGCGTGAGACCGATCTTTTGAATCCCGTTAATCTCGTTGAGAAAGTCCATGCCATCGTTTTGGCCGGCGGCTCCGCATTTGGTTTGGATGCAGCCAGCGGTGTCATGCGTTATCTCGAAGAAAGAAAGATCGGTTTCAACACCGGTGTTGCGAAAGTCCCGATTGTCCCTTCCGCGATTTTGTATGACTTGAATCTCGGTCGCGCGGACGTTCGGCCTGATTCTGCGATGGGGGCAGTAGCCGCCGCCTCGGCAGCATCCGACCCGCCTGCGGAGGGAAATGTCGGTGCAGGCACAGGCGCATCCGTTGGCAAGATGTTCGGCACTTCGCTGGCGATGAAGTCCGGGCTGGGAACCGCAAGCATGGACATTGGCGGAGGCGTGATCGTCGGTGCCATCGTCGTGGTCAATGCATGGGGAGATGTGGTTGATCCAAATACTAATGGGATCATCGCCGGTCTTCGCTCCGGGAAAGTCGGTCCGCTGTCGATCGGTAAAAAGGATTCGTTTGCGGATACGCTTGTAATGATGAAAACTCCGATCGGGCGCGGAGTTCTCGGTCTGGCAAGTCGCGGCAACACGGTGATCGGAGCCGTGGCGACAAACGCAAAGTTGACCAAAGCCCAGGCAACGAAGGTTGCACAGATGGCTCAGGATGGTATTGCACGCACCATCCGGCCGGCGCACACCCTGCTGGATGGTGACGTGACCTTTGCATTATCCACCGGCACGAAAAAAGCGGATGTCTCCATCATTGGCGCATTCGCGGCGGAAGTGATGGCCGAGGCGATCCTGCGCGCGGTAAAAATGGCAAAAGCGGCTGGAGGATTGCCGGGCTTGAATAAAATGCAATAG
- a CDS encoding class I SAM-dependent methyltransferase gives MKLTLKPGREKSLLRRHPWTFASALQSFDEPIASGSTVDLLSSEGHFLARASYSPISQIRARVWTFADEPVDKEFFRKKIKTGIELRRRLQVEGQGDAYRLIHSESDGIAGLIVDRYDNVIVLQSSTAGAEFWKDTIADILVEETGIRTIYERSDADVRELEGLKPINGILRGTVPDSQITIHEHSLTFKVDIQHGHKTGFYLDQRENRRRAGEFAKDRDVLNCFCYTGGFSIHALANGAKSVLSVDSSAEVLGLLEDNITVNHLPADRHIAIEGDVFQLLRKFRDEARSFDMIILDPPKFAPTAAHAEKAARAYKDINLLAFKLLRSGGILVTFSCSGGVDAALFQKIVASAALDAGTEATIIEHMSQGNDHPVSLHFPEGMYLKGLICVKG, from the coding sequence ATGAAGCTGACCCTTAAACCCGGACGTGAGAAAAGCCTGCTGAGACGCCACCCCTGGACGTTCGCCAGCGCACTCCAATCATTTGACGAGCCAATCGCCTCCGGCTCCACCGTTGACCTGCTCTCGTCCGAGGGACATTTTCTTGCGCGGGCATCCTACTCCCCTATTTCGCAAATCCGCGCGCGAGTGTGGACGTTTGCGGACGAACCCGTGGACAAGGAATTTTTTCGTAAAAAAATCAAAACGGGGATCGAATTACGTCGCAGGTTACAGGTCGAAGGCCAGGGTGATGCGTATCGACTCATCCACTCCGAATCGGACGGCATCGCCGGTCTGATCGTTGACCGCTATGATAATGTCATCGTCCTGCAATCCTCCACGGCTGGCGCGGAATTCTGGAAGGACACCATCGCGGATATTCTTGTCGAAGAGACAGGCATCCGGACCATCTACGAACGCTCCGACGCCGATGTGCGAGAACTCGAAGGCTTGAAACCAATCAATGGAATACTTCGCGGCACAGTCCCCGATTCTCAAATTACGATCCACGAACACAGCCTAACCTTCAAAGTGGACATCCAGCACGGACACAAGACCGGCTTCTACCTCGACCAGCGCGAGAACCGCCGCCGCGCCGGCGAATTCGCCAAAGACCGCGATGTGCTAAATTGCTTTTGCTACACGGGCGGATTTTCAATTCATGCCCTAGCCAACGGCGCGAAGTCCGTTTTATCGGTTGATTCATCCGCCGAAGTGCTCGGCTTGCTCGAAGATAATATCACCGTCAACCACCTCCCCGCGGACCGTCACATTGCCATCGAAGGTGACGTCTTCCAACTGTTGAGAAAATTCCGCGATGAAGCGCGCTCCTTCGACATGATCATCCTCGACCCGCCCAAGTTCGCGCCGACCGCCGCCCATGCGGAAAAAGCCGCCCGCGCCTACAAGGACATCAACCTGCTGGCGTTCAAGTTACTTCGGTCAGGTGGGATCCTTGTCACCTTCTCCTGCTCCGGCGGCGTGGACGCAGCCCTCTTCCAAAAGATCGTTGCCTCCGCTGCATTGGATGCAGGTACGGAAGCAACGATCATCGAGCACATGTCACAGGGCAACGATCATCCCGTCAGTTTGCACTTCCCTGAAGGGATGTATTTGAAGGGCTTGATTTGTGTAAAGGGGTGA
- a CDS encoding GNAT family N-acetyltransferase has protein sequence MPQIIENRRDPFLISNDPARLDMDAIHNFLSRAYWAKTRPRESTEIAFVHSLAFGIYEGQRQIGVARIVTDHSVFAYLCDFFIHEDYRAHGLGKWALETILDHPDLKHVRRWLLVTDDAQGLYQKFDFELIPDPEKWMQRLRSFPNES, from the coding sequence ATGCCGCAGATCATCGAAAACCGACGCGATCCATTCCTCATCAGCAACGACCCCGCCCGCTTGGACATGGACGCCATCCACAATTTTCTCTCACGCGCCTATTGGGCGAAGACGCGTCCGCGCGAGAGCACGGAGATCGCATTCGTGCATTCGCTCGCCTTTGGCATCTACGAAGGTCAAAGGCAGATCGGTGTGGCACGCATTGTCACCGATCACAGCGTCTTTGCCTATCTTTGCGATTTTTTCATCCATGAGGATTACCGTGCACACGGTCTTGGCAAGTGGGCGCTCGAAACCATCCTCGATCATCCCGACCTCAAACACGTCCGCCGCTGGCTGCTCGTCACCGACGACGCGCAGGGGTTATATCAAAAATTCGATTTCGAACTCATCCCCGATCCCGAAAAATGGATGCAGCGTTTGCGTTCCTTCCCCAACGAATCATGA
- a CDS encoding DUF3597 family protein, with amino-acid sequence MSIFTEIFAKILGKVKNLVPGANALSDVDLTVELDKLAKGKGLEWKTSVVDFLKLIGANSSRDNRDALATELGVDPSFESGSAKKNEALRKALFKKIAANGGKIPASLLD; translated from the coding sequence ATGAGCATATTTACTGAAATCTTTGCTAAAATTCTTGGAAAGGTCAAAAATCTGGTTCCCGGAGCGAATGCCTTGTCAGATGTAGACCTCACCGTCGAACTTGATAAACTGGCCAAGGGCAAAGGACTTGAATGGAAAACGTCCGTGGTCGATTTTTTGAAACTTATCGGCGCGAACAGCAGCAGAGACAACCGTGACGCGCTTGCAACAGAGCTGGGAGTTGACCCCAGCTTTGAGAGCGGAAGCGCGAAGAAGAACGAGGCGCTCCGAAAGGCCCTCTTCAAGAAAATCGCTGCAAATGGCGGGAAGATTCCCGCTTCTCTTCTGGATTGA